In one Pseudomonas sp. 31-12 genomic region, the following are encoded:
- a CDS encoding helix-turn-helix domain-containing protein: MVEGISPQSSECPVARTLEAIGDRWSLMIIRDAFDDIRRFSEFQKSLGVAKNILASRLKTLVEVGVFDVRPASDGSAYKEYVLTDKGREIFPVVVSMRQWGERYLFQPQETRSVLLDNASGQPLMPMDVRSSSGHKLGPSDCHRVRLVDGES, translated from the coding sequence ATGGTTGAAGGCATTTCACCGCAGAGCAGCGAATGCCCGGTAGCGAGAACACTGGAGGCCATCGGGGATCGCTGGTCGCTCATGATCATTCGCGACGCTTTTGACGACATTCGCCGCTTCAGTGAATTTCAGAAAAGCTTGGGCGTGGCCAAAAATATTCTGGCTTCGCGCCTGAAAACCTTGGTTGAGGTCGGGGTATTCGACGTTCGACCCGCATCAGATGGAAGCGCCTACAAGGAGTACGTCCTGACGGACAAAGGACGGGAGATCTTTCCGGTGGTGGTCAGCATGAGGCAGTGGGGCGAACGTTACCTGTTCCAGCCCCAGGAGACGCGTTCTGTACTGCTGGACAACGCGTCTGGCCAACCTCTGATGCCGATGGATGTTCGTTCATCAAGTGGGCATAAACTCGGACCCTCTGACTGCCACAGGGTGAGGCTGGTTGACGGCGAATCGTGA
- a CDS encoding MFS transporter: MTADTDTVAQRSTRQPSGLPPGETRTDQSAGLSPALTLLFSVTCALAVANVYFAQPLLASMAESLGVSSGLIGVVVTATQAGYALGLLFIVPLGDRVNRKRLILTQVILSAITLAAVGASQQWLALLGTMIVMGLLAVVVQVLVAYAAALATPSQRGQAVGTITSGVVLGILLARFTSGLIADIAGWRAVYFVSSGLMLSLAVVLWKSVPAAVSARNQDTYPALIGSLFKLFMTEPVLRIRGLLALLIFAAFSVLWTAMVLPLSAPPLSLSHTAIGLFGLAGVAGALAARRAGQWADRGWGQRVTGISLGLLTLSWLPITFAETSLVALVCGVVLLDFAVQAVHVTNQSLIFAARPDAQSRMVGAYMCFYSVGSALGAASATQVYALWGWTAVSLLGALISAAALLLWMLTSRRSMTLQGRSA, encoded by the coding sequence ATGACAGCAGATACCGACACAGTCGCCCAACGTAGCACCAGGCAGCCTTCGGGATTGCCGCCTGGGGAAACCAGGACCGACCAGTCTGCGGGGCTTTCTCCGGCGCTCACGTTATTGTTTTCGGTCACCTGCGCACTGGCCGTCGCCAACGTCTACTTTGCCCAACCCCTGCTCGCTTCAATGGCTGAAAGCCTTGGCGTCAGCTCAGGATTGATCGGAGTGGTGGTGACGGCCACTCAGGCTGGATACGCACTGGGGTTGCTGTTCATCGTACCGCTGGGCGACCGGGTCAACCGTAAAAGGCTGATTTTGACCCAAGTGATACTGTCTGCCATTACGCTGGCGGCCGTCGGCGCCTCACAGCAATGGCTGGCGCTTTTAGGCACCATGATCGTGATGGGTTTACTGGCCGTGGTGGTTCAGGTGCTTGTCGCCTATGCCGCCGCGCTGGCAACGCCCTCGCAACGTGGGCAGGCAGTGGGGACCATCACCAGCGGAGTTGTCCTGGGCATTCTGCTGGCGCGGTTTACCTCTGGACTGATTGCAGACATCGCTGGCTGGCGCGCCGTTTATTTCGTTTCCTCAGGATTGATGCTGAGCCTCGCGGTGGTGCTATGGAAGTCGGTGCCTGCCGCCGTGTCGGCACGCAATCAGGACACCTACCCAGCGCTCATCGGGTCGCTCTTCAAGCTGTTCATGACCGAACCGGTTTTAAGGATCAGGGGTTTGTTAGCCTTGCTGATCTTCGCTGCGTTTTCCGTGCTGTGGACCGCCATGGTGCTACCGCTGAGCGCCCCGCCACTGTCGCTTTCACACACCGCCATCGGCCTGTTTGGCCTGGCCGGCGTCGCCGGTGCCCTGGCGGCGAGAAGAGCCGGCCAGTGGGCCGATAGAGGTTGGGGACAACGCGTGACCGGCATTTCGCTGGGGCTGCTGACGCTTTCCTGGTTGCCCATTACTTTTGCCGAGACGTCCTTAGTCGCGCTCGTCTGCGGTGTGGTCTTGCTCGACTTCGCGGTGCAAGCCGTACACGTCACCAACCAGAGCCTCATTTTTGCGGCACGCCCCGACGCCCAAAGTCGCATGGTCGGCGCCTACATGTGCTTCTACTCGGTCGGCAGCGCGCTCGGCGCGGCATCCGCAACCCAGGTTTATGCGCTCTGGGGCTGGACGGCTGTGAGCCTGCTGGGCGCGTTGATCAGTGCTGCAGCGTTGCTGCTGTGGATGCTTACGAGCCGACGCTCAATGACCCTTCAAGGAAGATCAGCATGA
- a CDS encoding DUF1206 domain-containing protein yields MSAHHSLVVLARGGYAARGVLYLIIGIFALLAAQDSTKPKDSHRSLEAVLSQPFGYVLVGLVVAGLLAFACWRVLQAIRDVDHHGNDMKGLVIRAGLFAGGLVNGALAFFALGLLISGIRNSGDSGGGQTKDLLADLLSWEHSNVLVYLVALIPLGVGIAHIIKGWKSTFEQYFEADEDVMRYVRPVSRFGLIARGVVFIEIALLLIISGSRYKAMDPPGMKEALDALQNLPAGGVILMVMALGLIAFSVYSLSEAAWRKINMDVPGVPGA; encoded by the coding sequence ATGTCTGCGCACCACAGCCTTGTTGTACTCGCTCGGGGCGGATATGCCGCTCGAGGCGTTCTTTACCTGATCATCGGCATCTTCGCGTTATTGGCGGCTCAAGACTCGACTAAACCGAAGGACAGTCACCGGAGCCTCGAGGCAGTGTTAAGCCAGCCTTTCGGTTATGTATTGGTCGGATTGGTGGTGGCCGGCCTGCTCGCATTCGCCTGTTGGCGAGTGTTGCAAGCCATACGCGACGTCGATCATCACGGTAACGATATGAAGGGGCTGGTCATCCGGGCAGGATTGTTCGCAGGAGGTTTGGTCAACGGCGCGCTGGCGTTTTTTGCGTTGGGCTTGCTGATCAGCGGCATCCGAAACTCGGGGGATTCGGGCGGTGGGCAAACCAAGGATCTATTGGCAGATCTGTTGTCCTGGGAACACTCGAATGTATTGGTGTACCTTGTCGCACTCATCCCTCTCGGCGTAGGCATCGCTCACATCATCAAAGGCTGGAAGTCCACGTTCGAACAATATTTTGAAGCGGACGAAGACGTGATGCGCTACGTCCGCCCGGTCTCTCGGTTCGGCCTTATCGCCCGTGGCGTGGTGTTTATCGAGATCGCCCTGTTGCTGATCATCAGTGGCTCCCGCTATAAAGCCATGGACCCACCCGGCATGAAGGAGGCGCTCGATGCGCTGCAGAATCTGCCGGCCGGCGGCGTGATTTTGATGGTGATGGCCTTGGGCTTGATCGCCTTTTCGGTCTACAGCTTGTCCGAAGCCGCCTGGCGCAAGATCAACATGGATGTGCCTGGCGTACCGGGCGCATAA
- a CDS encoding ABC transporter ATP-binding protein, giving the protein MVKIQLDNLGARYGQREIISGVTTAAFTGGQVVAVVGPNAAGKSTLFKRMAGLIDGPGQVILQDSKKGHQGISYMPQGLNASARLTVYESVLLARKQLTPGWVVHDDELKLVDEILGALGITELSFRNLGELSGGQQQLVSIAQTLVREPEILLMDEPTSALDMHRQVQVLNFMRALARKREVIVFIAIHDLNQALRFADQVLVIANGTTQGSGPSNEVITERMLRNVYKVEARIETCSRGQHHILIDDIV; this is encoded by the coding sequence ATGGTGAAGATCCAGCTCGATAACCTCGGCGCCCGTTATGGGCAGCGCGAGATCATTTCAGGCGTCACCACGGCCGCCTTCACGGGGGGTCAGGTGGTTGCCGTGGTCGGGCCGAACGCAGCGGGTAAATCCACCTTGTTCAAACGCATGGCCGGGCTGATTGACGGGCCGGGCCAGGTCATTCTGCAGGACTCGAAAAAGGGTCATCAGGGCATCAGCTACATGCCGCAGGGCCTGAACGCCAGTGCCCGCCTGACGGTCTACGAATCAGTGCTGCTGGCGCGTAAGCAACTGACACCGGGCTGGGTCGTCCACGACGATGAATTGAAGCTGGTCGACGAGATTCTCGGCGCGCTCGGAATTACCGAACTGTCCTTTCGCAACCTCGGTGAACTCAGCGGCGGCCAGCAACAGTTGGTGTCCATCGCACAAACGCTGGTGCGCGAACCGGAGATCCTGCTGATGGACGAGCCGACCAGCGCACTGGACATGCACCGGCAGGTGCAAGTACTGAATTTCATGCGGGCACTGGCTCGAAAACGCGAGGTCATCGTGTTCATCGCGATCCACGATCTGAATCAGGCGTTGCGCTTTGCCGACCAGGTATTGGTGATCGCCAACGGGACGACCCAAGGCAGTGGACCGAGCAACGAAGTGATTACCGAGCGGATGCTGCGTAACGTTTACAAGGTCGAGGCGCGGATAGAAACCTGCAGTCGCGGGCAGCACCATATCCTGATTGACGATATCGTTTGA
- a CDS encoding alpha/beta hydrolase — protein MEHSELATQTPWPAGEQTWAQVRNFNKKLAWLPRFRIRNRITPRVIQALLRASQIGGAGQLLKHGLKAQTKVIGAGGVPVRIIRPKGKAKGVVLDFHGGGWVIGNAQMNDGFNVAMVNECNVAVVSVDYRLAVSTPIEGLMEDCLSAARWLLKDCTEFADLPVIVVGESAGAHLAAATLLSLKKSPGLLQRVSGALLYYGVYDLTGTPSVRAAPPETLLLDGPGMVEAFRMLTPGLNDEERRQPPLSPLYGDFTDFPPALLFAGELDPLRDDTLDIAERWRQSAPVEMHLLPSSPHGFIHFPTAIAQSVLAYSRQWITARIDG, from the coding sequence ATGGAGCATTCCGAACTCGCTACTCAAACACCTTGGCCTGCTGGCGAGCAGACGTGGGCGCAAGTGCGCAACTTCAACAAGAAGCTCGCCTGGTTGCCGCGCTTTCGCATCCGCAATCGCATCACGCCTCGGGTGATCCAGGCGCTGCTGCGCGCCAGCCAGATCGGCGGCGCGGGTCAATTGCTCAAGCATGGGCTCAAGGCGCAAACAAAGGTGATTGGGGCGGGCGGCGTGCCCGTGCGGATCATCCGGCCGAAAGGCAAAGCAAAGGGCGTTGTGCTTGATTTCCATGGCGGCGGATGGGTGATCGGCAATGCGCAGATGAATGACGGTTTTAACGTTGCCATGGTGAATGAGTGCAACGTCGCAGTCGTCTCGGTGGATTACCGGCTTGCCGTATCGACTCCGATTGAAGGCCTGATGGAGGACTGCCTTTCTGCCGCTCGCTGGTTACTGAAGGACTGCACCGAGTTTGCGGATCTGCCCGTCATTGTCGTGGGCGAATCGGCCGGGGCTCATCTGGCGGCGGCAACGTTGCTGTCGCTGAAAAAATCGCCCGGCTTGCTGCAAAGGGTGAGCGGCGCGCTGTTGTATTACGGCGTCTACGATTTGACTGGAACCCCGAGCGTTCGCGCAGCACCCCCTGAAACGCTGCTGCTGGACGGTCCTGGCATGGTTGAAGCGTTTCGCATGCTGACGCCGGGCCTGAATGACGAGGAACGCCGGCAGCCACCGTTATCACCGCTGTACGGCGACTTTACGGATTTCCCGCCGGCGCTGCTGTTTGCCGGCGAGCTGGATCCCCTGAGAGACGACACTCTCGACATCGCCGAGCGCTGGAGGCAATCGGCACCTGTCGAGATGCACTTGCTGCCGTCTTCTCCCCACGGGTTCATTCATTTTCCGACGGCGATTGCACAGAGCGTGCTTGCGTACAGCCGGCAGTGGATAACGGCTCGAATCGACGGGTGA
- the ycaC gene encoding isochorismate family cysteine hydrolase YcaC has translation MSNATYNRLNKDDAVVLMIDHQTGLISLVQDFSPNEFKNNVLALADVAKFFELPTVLTTSFEQGPNGPLVPELKEMFPDAPYIARPGQINAWDNEDFVKAIKATGRKQLIIAGVVTDVCVTFPTLSALAEGFEVFVVTDSSGTFNTTVQQAAWNRMTQAGAQMMNWFSVACELQGDWRNDIEGLGNLLSQRIPNYRNLMNSYSALAARQA, from the coding sequence ATGAGCAACGCCACTTACAACCGCCTGAACAAAGACGACGCCGTAGTGTTGATGATCGACCACCAGACAGGTCTGATCTCGCTGGTGCAGGACTTCTCGCCCAACGAGTTCAAAAACAACGTACTGGCCCTGGCTGACGTGGCGAAGTTCTTCGAACTGCCAACCGTCCTGACCACCAGCTTCGAACAAGGTCCCAACGGCCCACTGGTACCGGAGCTCAAGGAAATGTTTCCGGACGCGCCTTACATTGCCCGTCCTGGCCAGATCAACGCCTGGGACAACGAAGACTTCGTCAAGGCGATCAAGGCGACCGGTCGCAAACAGCTGATCATTGCCGGCGTGGTGACCGACGTCTGCGTGACCTTCCCGACGCTGTCGGCCCTGGCTGAAGGATTTGAAGTGTTCGTGGTCACGGATTCTTCCGGCACCTTCAACACCACCGTGCAACAGGCGGCGTGGAACCGCATGACCCAAGCCGGTGCGCAAATGATGAACTGGTTTTCGGTAGCCTGCGAGTTGCAGGGCGACTGGCGCAACGACATCGAAGGCCTGGGCAACCTGCTGTCCCAGCGCATTCCGAACTACCGCAACCTGATGAACAGCTACTCGGCATTAGCAGCCCGCCAGGCGTAA
- a CDS encoding Gfo/Idh/MocA family protein: protein MQPIRLGLVGYGKIAQDQHVPAIHANPAFQLVSVATQGQPCAGVENFKSLSELLENGPQVDAIAFCTPPQGRFALVQQALAAGKHVLVEKPPCATLGEAMALVSQAEEQGVSGLFAWHSRYAPGIEAARDWLATRTLQSVQIDWKEDVRKWHPGQAWIWQPGGLGVFDPGINALSIVTHLLALPLFVESAELRVPNNCQSPIAASIKMSDARHLDVRAEFDFDHGHDELWSIEIRSTEGTLRLDNGGALLTIDGVRQAVSEEGEYAAVYRHFQQLIGDKASDLDLQPLRLVADSFFVGSRVSVEPFYD, encoded by the coding sequence ATGCAACCGATCCGTCTCGGTCTGGTGGGCTACGGCAAGATTGCCCAGGATCAACACGTCCCCGCTATCCACGCCAACCCCGCGTTCCAGTTGGTGTCTGTCGCCACGCAAGGGCAGCCTTGCGCCGGGGTCGAGAACTTTAAGTCCCTGAGCGAGTTGCTCGAAAACGGCCCGCAGGTCGATGCGATTGCGTTTTGCACACCGCCGCAGGGACGATTTGCTTTGGTGCAACAAGCGCTGGCTGCAGGCAAACACGTGCTGGTAGAAAAACCACCGTGCGCCACGTTGGGTGAGGCGATGGCGTTGGTGAGCCAGGCCGAAGAACAAGGCGTCAGCGGTTTGTTCGCCTGGCATTCACGCTACGCGCCGGGTATCGAGGCCGCCCGTGATTGGTTGGCCACCCGCACCCTGCAAAGCGTGCAGATCGACTGGAAGGAAGACGTGCGCAAATGGCACCCCGGCCAGGCCTGGATCTGGCAACCCGGAGGCCTGGGCGTCTTCGATCCGGGCATCAATGCCTTGTCGATCGTCACCCATTTGCTGGCGCTGCCGCTGTTCGTCGAGTCTGCCGAACTGCGAGTCCCCAATAACTGCCAGTCGCCGATTGCCGCTTCGATCAAAATGTCTGACGCGCGTCACCTCGATGTCCGCGCGGAGTTCGATTTCGACCACGGTCATGACGAACTCTGGAGCATCGAAATCCGCAGCACCGAAGGCACCCTGCGCCTGGACAACGGTGGTGCACTCCTGACTATCGACGGCGTGCGCCAGGCCGTCTCGGAGGAGGGCGAGTACGCGGCGGTGTATCGACATTTCCAACAGCTGATTGGCGACAAAGCCAGCGACCTGGACCTCCAGCCGCTGCGGTTGGTGGCCGACAGCTTTTTTGTCGGCAGTCGGGTGTCGGTTGAGCCGTTCTACGACTGA
- a CDS encoding TspO/MBR family protein, which produces MTFLIFLLACAAAASTGILFKPGQWYESLVKPSFTPPNWLFPVAWSIIYLLLAWAGYRLSLIPGSQVVLALWAAQIALNTLWTPVFFGAHRIFAAMVILALLWLVVAAMVVMAMRLDVITGLILFPYLVWLCVAAALNFSILRNNR; this is translated from the coding sequence ATGACCTTTCTGATTTTTCTTCTGGCCTGCGCGGCCGCGGCCAGTACAGGCATTCTTTTCAAACCGGGCCAATGGTACGAATCGCTCGTCAAACCCAGTTTCACGCCACCCAATTGGCTGTTCCCGGTCGCCTGGTCGATTATCTATCTGCTGCTGGCCTGGGCCGGGTACCGGTTGTCCCTGATACCTGGAAGTCAGGTGGTGCTGGCGTTATGGGCGGCGCAGATTGCCCTGAATACGCTGTGGACACCGGTGTTCTTTGGCGCGCACCGCATTTTCGCCGCCATGGTGATCCTGGCGCTGCTCTGGCTGGTGGTGGCAGCCATGGTGGTGATGGCAATGCGGCTGGATGTAATCACGGGCCTGATCCTGTTTCCATACCTTGTGTGGCTGTGTGTGGCGGCTGCGTTGAATTTTTCTATCTTGCGCAATAACCGCTGA
- a CDS encoding VOC family protein — translation MELKFSHVDVLVKNLEEACAYYAQILQARISKTLVWERGGLHVRYAIALIGQERFMLVQPLAGNLKDLLDCAGEGMIYRHCYSTPDIEKAYDDLIAAGVQPEDENGKPLARANLQSPSGTRIIWLPKRFGHFSIEILEDKALEAFIEEAFA, via the coding sequence ATGGAGCTGAAGTTCAGTCACGTCGATGTACTGGTCAAGAATCTCGAAGAAGCCTGCGCTTACTACGCACAGATTCTGCAAGCCAGGATCTCTAAAACGCTCGTCTGGGAACGCGGTGGCCTGCACGTGCGCTACGCGATTGCGTTGATCGGTCAGGAGCGTTTCATGCTGGTGCAGCCGTTGGCGGGGAACCTGAAGGATCTGCTGGATTGCGCGGGCGAAGGCATGATTTACCGCCACTGCTACTCCACACCGGACATCGAGAAGGCCTATGACGACTTGATCGCCGCGGGTGTTCAGCCAGAAGACGAAAACGGAAAACCACTTGCCCGCGCGAACCTGCAATCCCCGTCAGGGACCCGCATCATCTGGTTGCCCAAGCGCTTTGGGCACTTCTCCATCGAGATACTGGAAGACAAGGCGCTGGAGGCATTTATCGAGGAGGCGTTTGCTTAA